A part of Candidatus Deferrimicrobium borealis genomic DNA contains:
- a CDS encoding molybdopterin molybdotransferase MoeA: MTTYEEARTIVLESVAPVGTERVETGRALGRTLAEDVSAPWPLPFCDNSAMDGYAVRADDCRGPARLKITGYIPAGGTASTPVEPGCAVTIMTGAPVPAGCDAVIPFEETSVEDGHVVVKTRVTARQHIRFRGEDVREGDLVLPEGTPLRPAEISMLASLGKAFVPVYRNVRVAVLSTGDELIELGEAPSPGTIINSNSVAIAAAVRETGAEPVLLGIARDDLSSHAEKISEGLKADALITTAGVSAGDRDLVREVLAETGVESRFWRVDIKPGGPTAFGMKDGVPVFSLPGNPVSALITFEAFVRPALLRMMGRKKVVRPLVKATLTGEVRKKAGKVNFLRVGIEVRGGEYFASSAGDQNTGILRTMVLADALAVLPADKTSFAAGETVDVFLLGETLR, translated from the coding sequence ATGACGACGTACGAGGAAGCGAGGACCATCGTGCTGGAGAGCGTCGCGCCGGTGGGCACCGAGCGGGTCGAGACCGGCCGTGCGCTGGGCAGGACCCTCGCGGAGGACGTCTCTGCGCCGTGGCCCCTCCCGTTCTGCGACAACTCCGCGATGGACGGGTACGCCGTCCGGGCGGACGATTGCCGCGGGCCGGCGCGCCTGAAGATCACCGGGTACATCCCGGCCGGGGGGACAGCGTCGACCCCCGTGGAGCCCGGGTGCGCCGTCACGATCATGACCGGCGCGCCGGTCCCCGCCGGCTGCGACGCGGTGATCCCGTTCGAGGAGACATCGGTCGAGGACGGCCATGTCGTTGTCAAGACGCGGGTGACAGCCCGTCAGCACATCCGGTTCCGCGGGGAGGACGTGCGCGAGGGCGACCTGGTCCTCCCGGAAGGGACGCCTCTCCGCCCGGCGGAGATCAGCATGCTCGCCTCCCTCGGGAAGGCGTTCGTCCCGGTCTACCGGAACGTCCGGGTGGCGGTGCTCTCCACCGGCGACGAGCTGATCGAGCTGGGGGAGGCGCCGTCGCCCGGCACGATCATCAACAGCAACAGCGTGGCGATCGCCGCCGCCGTCCGGGAGACGGGCGCGGAGCCGGTGCTCCTCGGCATCGCGCGCGACGACCTGTCGAGCCACGCGGAGAAGATTTCGGAGGGGTTGAAGGCGGACGCACTGATCACGACCGCGGGGGTGTCCGCCGGCGACCGGGACCTGGTGCGGGAGGTGCTGGCGGAGACGGGCGTCGAGTCCCGCTTCTGGAGGGTCGACATCAAGCCGGGCGGCCCGACCGCCTTCGGGATGAAGGACGGGGTGCCGGTCTTCTCCCTCCCGGGGAACCCGGTGTCCGCCCTGATCACGTTCGAGGCGTTCGTCCGGCCCGCGCTCCTCCGGATGATGGGGCGGAAGAAGGTGGTGCGGCCGCTGGTGAAGGCGACCCTCACCGGAGAGGTTCGGAAAAAAGCGGGGAAGGTGAACTTCCTTCGGGTCGGGATCGAGGTCCGGGGAGGCGAATATTTCGCCTCGTCCGCCGGCGACCAGAACACGGGGATCCTCCGGACGATGGTTCTCGCCGACGCCCTGGCGGTTCTTCCGGCCGACAAGACCTCCTTCGCCGCGGGAGAAACGGTGGACGTCTTCCTGCTCGGGGAGACGCTCCGGTGA
- a CDS encoding MOSC domain-containing protein translates to MKPSRGSGSAARVAAVCVSERKGERKKPVPSVALVAGHGVLGDAHAGDGHRQVSLLAAESIEKMRRKGLSVSAGDFAENVTTEGILLPELPVGSRFRIGEAVLEVTQIGKECHTRCAIYHQAGDCVMPREGIFARVVEPGKVSPGDAIERIS, encoded by the coding sequence TTGAAACCATCGAGAGGAAGCGGGTCGGCGGCGCGGGTCGCCGCGGTCTGCGTCAGCGAGCGGAAGGGGGAGCGGAAGAAACCGGTCCCTTCGGTCGCGCTCGTCGCGGGCCACGGGGTGCTGGGGGACGCCCACGCCGGCGACGGCCACCGCCAGGTGAGCCTCCTGGCGGCCGAGAGCATCGAGAAGATGCGGCGGAAGGGGCTCTCCGTGTCGGCCGGCGACTTCGCCGAGAACGTGACCACCGAGGGGATCCTGCTTCCGGAACTTCCGGTGGGGTCCCGGTTCCGCATCGGGGAGGCGGTGCTCGAGGTGACGCAGATCGGGAAGGAGTGCCACACCCGGTGCGCCATCTACCACCAGGCGGGCGACTGCGTGATGCCGAGGGAGGGGATCTTTGCCCGGGTCGTCGAACCCGGCAAGGTCTCTCCCGGGGACGCCATCGAGCGGATTTCTTAG